Proteins from a single region of Chryseobacterium sp. T16E-39:
- a CDS encoding endonuclease/exonuclease/phosphatase family protein — MNFRLSILLVMFFTIGFSQDLKVMSFNIRLQVESDKENAWTERKQDVEDLLTYYHPDYFGVQEALPEQMRDLKNGLKNYDYIGVGRDDGKEEGEFSAIFYDKERLQVVKSGTFWLSETPEKVSRGWDAACNRVCTYAIFKDKRSKKEFLAMNLHFDHVGNVARTKSAELILKKIKELNPKNLPMTLSGDFNLTDTSEPIKIISQDLKDSFYHSETKHYGPVGTFTAFNVNEIPKDRIDYIFVKGMKVKSHRHINDRRNNLLYPSDHFPVMVDLSL, encoded by the coding sequence ATGAATTTTAGGCTTTCAATTTTACTGGTGATGTTTTTTACCATTGGTTTTTCGCAGGATCTTAAAGTGATGAGTTTTAATATCAGGCTTCAGGTGGAATCTGATAAGGAAAATGCTTGGACGGAAAGGAAACAGGATGTAGAGGATTTATTAACGTACTATCACCCGGATTATTTTGGAGTCCAGGAAGCGCTTCCGGAACAAATGAGAGATCTTAAAAATGGACTGAAAAATTATGACTACATAGGAGTAGGAAGAGACGATGGGAAAGAAGAGGGTGAATTTTCAGCTATTTTTTATGATAAGGAAAGATTACAAGTGGTGAAATCCGGAACTTTCTGGCTTTCGGAGACACCTGAAAAAGTTTCAAGAGGATGGGATGCGGCCTGTAACAGAGTATGTACCTATGCCATCTTTAAGGATAAAAGATCTAAAAAAGAATTTCTGGCAATGAATCTTCATTTTGATCATGTAGGAAATGTTGCAAGAACAAAATCTGCAGAATTAATTCTAAAAAAAATAAAAGAACTGAATCCTAAAAATCTACCAATGACTTTAAGTGGAGATTTTAATTTAACAGATACAAGTGAGCCGATTAAGATTATTTCTCAGGATTTAAAAGATAGTTTTTATCATTCTGAAACAAAGCATTACGGTCCTGTAGGTACTTTCACTGCATTTAACGTCAATGAAATTCCAAAAGACAGAATCGACTATATTTTTGTAAAGGGAATGAAGGTGAAGTCTCATAGACATATCAACGACAGACGAAATAATCTGCTATATCCCTCAGACCATTTTCCGGTTATGGTAGATCTGTCTCTATAA
- a CDS encoding response regulator transcription factor, translating to MKTKILLAEDDPDFGMILKQYLELDEFEVTWFQNPEEVLPLLNSDFSFHIGILDIMMPNIDGFSLAKIILKEKPEFPLLFLTAKNQKIDRLTGLKMGADDYIAKPCDPEELILRIRNILKRSTPPAIETQLKIGDYFLDSEKLLLSHPKGNVRLTIREKDLLLYLLKHNHQTIKRDDILNNLWEANDYFTGRSLDVFISRLRKYFSDDPQIKIQSLRGIGFEIDFPKK from the coding sequence ATGAAAACTAAAATCCTTTTAGCAGAAGATGATCCAGACTTTGGAATGATCCTTAAACAATATCTGGAACTGGATGAGTTTGAGGTAACCTGGTTTCAAAATCCTGAAGAAGTATTGCCTTTATTAAATTCTGATTTCTCCTTTCATATTGGCATTCTTGATATTATGATGCCAAATATCGACGGCTTTTCTTTAGCCAAAATAATTCTAAAAGAAAAACCAGAATTTCCCTTGCTCTTTCTTACTGCCAAAAATCAGAAAATAGATCGGTTAACCGGTTTAAAAATGGGCGCTGATGATTATATCGCCAAACCCTGTGATCCTGAAGAACTGATTCTTAGAATCAGGAATATCTTAAAAAGAAGCACCCCTCCGGCTATAGAAACACAGCTCAAAATAGGTGATTATTTTCTAGATTCAGAAAAGCTTTTACTATCACATCCCAAAGGAAATGTGCGCCTCACTATTCGCGAAAAGGATCTTTTACTTTACCTCCTTAAACATAATCATCAAACCATAAAGCGGGATGATATTCTTAATAATTTATGGGAGGCTAATGATTATTTTACAGGAAGAAGTCTTGATGTATTTATCAGCAGACTCCGAAAATATTTCAGTGATGACCCTCAAATAAAAATCCAATCCCTTAGAGGCATTGGATTCGAAATTGATTTTCCAAAAAAGTAA
- a CDS encoding sensor histidine kinase gives MISKSKNLISLFTTVFLLLLGIQGYFMYKTYQVTKRDVYKNVYNKLTIYTDDLEDNSGLRKVSDDSLQHTFILYHQKKISKKVFLNLFEEARKRTKKQFSLYVDKQFEKEGYKVAVKIEYLSIVFLPTNTNLIDKPITLFETDNKLIKAGISKTGRWQTSSTSRSDSNQNYDRKNVFVTSSETGFEILNIKSIIFREMTLLILCCVALLSSVLLLYLFTFNNLIRQQKQVEVLHTVVDNISHEFKTPIATLKIASKALKKNLDPETLPLIDRQIMRLENLMSQLHSDEGEGDSTIKPEDWDFFIQDLVFTYPDIQFILKNEATQELSFKKSMMETIIKNLCENSVKYGASSIQVSISHLSQHLEIKVSDDGQGMEKKELKNIFEKFYRIQSNNIHNTKGLGLGLYFIQKIIEKYNGKIEVMSQLKEGTTFKIRMPYEN, from the coding sequence ATGATTTCTAAAAGTAAAAATCTTATTAGCCTTTTTACGACTGTATTCTTACTTCTATTAGGAATTCAGGGGTATTTTATGTATAAAACATATCAGGTAACCAAGAGAGATGTTTACAAAAATGTGTATAACAAATTAACGATATATACAGATGATCTGGAAGACAACAGCGGGCTCAGAAAGGTATCAGATGATTCGCTGCAGCACACGTTTATTTTGTATCATCAAAAAAAGATCAGCAAAAAGGTATTTTTAAATCTCTTTGAAGAAGCCAGAAAAAGAACAAAAAAGCAATTCAGTCTTTACGTAGACAAACAATTTGAAAAAGAGGGATACAAAGTCGCTGTAAAAATTGAATATCTATCCATTGTTTTTCTTCCTACCAATACCAACCTTATTGATAAACCTATTACCCTTTTTGAAACGGATAATAAACTTATAAAAGCTGGTATTTCAAAAACAGGAAGGTGGCAAACTTCCTCTACATCAAGATCGGACAGTAATCAAAACTATGACCGAAAGAATGTATTTGTAACCAGCAGCGAAACAGGTTTTGAGATCCTGAATATTAAAAGCATTATCTTCAGAGAAATGACCTTACTGATCTTATGCTGTGTTGCCCTTTTATCAAGTGTTTTATTATTATATTTATTCACTTTCAACAATCTGATAAGGCAACAGAAGCAGGTTGAAGTCTTACATACTGTAGTAGATAATATTTCACATGAATTTAAAACCCCAATTGCTACCTTAAAAATAGCATCAAAGGCTTTAAAAAAGAATTTAGACCCGGAAACCCTCCCCCTTATAGACAGACAGATTATGCGGCTTGAAAATCTGATGTCACAGCTCCATAGTGATGAAGGGGAAGGAGATAGTACCATAAAACCTGAAGACTGGGACTTTTTCATTCAGGATCTGGTATTCACCTATCCAGACATACAGTTTATTTTAAAAAATGAAGCCACGCAGGAATTGTCTTTTAAGAAAAGCATGATGGAAACGATCATCAAAAACCTTTGCGAAAACTCTGTAAAGTATGGAGCATCTTCCATCCAGGTCAGTATTTCCCATCTGTCACAGCATTTGGAAATAAAAGTATCCGATGATGGACAAGGAATGGAAAAAAAGGAATTAAAAAATATTTTTGAAAAATTCTACAGGATACAATCAAACAATATCCACAATACAAAAGGGTTAGGCTTAGGCTTGTATTTTATTCAAAAAATTATTGAAAAATATAATGGAAAGATAGAAGTAATGAGCCAGCTAAAAGAAGGAACAACTTTTAAAATACGGATGCCTTATGAAAACTAA
- a CDS encoding outer membrane beta-barrel family protein: protein MYKFLLFLCLPVLLFSQKQKIEGTVQNSQGEKLPLVSVAVLNTKNELLKTLTTNEAGGFTIEGVSENSVKLVIKDLEYASFEKNLDLGNQNGVLTIILKKDVQDIQEVVMTKQKPLVKRKIDRLEFNVENSNIASLNAWEILKKTPGVTATNDVLGIKGSQAILVTINDKKVMLTGDELKNLLENTQGDEVKSVEVITNPPAKYEASGSAVLNIVMKKNKIEGYRGVASSKYIQTEYAKGVAGISQYYKKNKLSLMGSYYFGTGTYYREGVDYVNYIEDQKRWISTMNRKDKNKSQNTLNFNLEYEIDSLTNVSLNYSGYFSPKSFGTYDVPTLIYNSQDVVESNYRTINDHYSRGINNALSFQMDRKLNKKSQLTWTNYFAGNNARKFQDVLTYLDFVNQAPHENNFITENKSNVQLYSTQADYQWKADHWEIESGAKYSFVKTDSQLDFSDNENGQLQYRADKSNIFNYKEHNFALYSSLAYNPGKWNFKAGLRAEKTDLEGIVSEPYEVNKNNYWKLFPTLYAQYTTESNHQFGLSYGKRISRPSYSWLNPAKSYYNLFSYFQGDPKLKATIIHNLNFNYTWKEWNLELYYRKEIDPSMEISYQDPGNNNLIYHYTNIEKAQAYGLSFYKSFQLKPWWSLSLSENVEHNENYFIGVDHNLYKNKVWNWVSDVSTSFTLDKASEWKIEVGHRYNSPSIQGTFRISSSSVSYLVMNKKFFNKKLEASLLFNDIFRTSGEKISTRYANQDNYYKDYRDTRSFSISLKYNFGNQSVKNAKTIKKTDEQGRM from the coding sequence ATGTATAAGTTTCTACTTTTCTTATGTCTGCCTGTTCTTTTGTTTTCTCAGAAACAAAAAATAGAAGGGACCGTTCAAAATAGCCAGGGTGAAAAACTACCGTTGGTATCTGTTGCTGTTTTAAATACTAAAAATGAATTGCTAAAAACTTTAACGACCAATGAAGCGGGTGGTTTTACGATAGAAGGAGTATCTGAAAATTCAGTAAAGCTGGTTATTAAAGATCTTGAATATGCATCGTTTGAAAAGAATCTCGATCTGGGAAATCAAAATGGGGTTTTAACTATTATCCTGAAAAAAGATGTTCAGGATATTCAGGAAGTGGTAATGACGAAACAAAAGCCTTTGGTTAAAAGAAAAATAGACCGCTTAGAGTTTAATGTGGAAAATAGCAATATTGCATCTCTGAATGCGTGGGAGATCCTAAAAAAAACACCAGGTGTTACAGCAACTAATGATGTTCTGGGAATAAAAGGAAGTCAGGCGATTTTAGTTACCATTAATGATAAAAAAGTAATGCTGACAGGAGATGAGTTGAAGAATTTACTTGAAAATACACAGGGAGATGAGGTGAAATCCGTTGAGGTCATCACGAATCCACCGGCAAAATATGAAGCCTCAGGAAGTGCTGTTTTGAATATTGTGATGAAAAAAAATAAAATAGAAGGGTATCGCGGTGTTGCTTCTTCTAAATACATACAGACAGAATATGCAAAAGGAGTGGCCGGGATTTCCCAATATTACAAAAAAAATAAGCTATCCCTTATGGGAAGCTATTACTTTGGGACCGGAACTTATTATCGGGAAGGTGTAGATTATGTAAATTATATTGAAGACCAAAAACGATGGATAAGTACCATGAATAGGAAAGATAAAAATAAAAGCCAAAATACTTTAAATTTTAATCTGGAATATGAAATTGATAGCTTGACGAACGTCAGCCTTAATTATTCAGGATATTTCAGTCCGAAATCTTTTGGAACCTACGATGTGCCGACTTTAATATATAATAGTCAGGATGTTGTGGAATCCAATTACAGAACAATAAATGATCATTATTCAAGAGGGATCAATAATGCATTAAGTTTCCAGATGGATCGAAAATTGAACAAAAAAAGTCAATTGACATGGACGAATTATTTTGCAGGAAATAATGCCAGAAAGTTTCAGGATGTTCTTACTTATCTTGACTTTGTGAACCAGGCTCCACACGAGAATAATTTTATCACAGAAAATAAAAGTAATGTACAATTATATTCTACGCAGGCAGATTATCAATGGAAAGCCGATCACTGGGAGATCGAATCTGGTGCAAAATATAGTTTTGTAAAAACGGATAGTCAGCTTGATTTTTCTGATAATGAAAACGGCCAATTGCAGTACAGGGCAGATAAAAGTAATATTTTCAATTATAAAGAGCATAACTTTGCTCTCTATTCTTCACTGGCTTATAATCCAGGTAAATGGAACTTCAAGGCGGGGCTACGGGCAGAAAAGACTGATTTAGAAGGAATAGTCTCTGAACCTTATGAAGTGAACAAAAACAATTACTGGAAGTTGTTTCCAACCCTTTATGCGCAGTACACGACAGAAAGCAATCATCAGTTTGGTCTCTCATATGGGAAAAGAATATCCAGGCCCTCTTATTCCTGGCTGAACCCCGCAAAATCCTATTATAATTTGTTTTCATATTTTCAGGGAGATCCTAAATTAAAGGCGACTATCATTCATAATCTTAATTTTAATTACACGTGGAAGGAATGGAATCTCGAGCTGTATTACAGAAAAGAAATTGATCCATCTATGGAGATCTCCTATCAGGATCCAGGTAACAACAACTTAATTTATCATTATACCAATATTGAAAAAGCTCAGGCGTATGGATTGAGCTTCTATAAAAGCTTTCAGCTAAAGCCATGGTGGAGCTTAAGTTTATCCGAAAATGTAGAACATAATGAGAATTATTTCATCGGAGTTGATCATAATTTGTATAAAAATAAAGTCTGGAATTGGGTTTCTGATGTTTCAACAAGTTTTACTTTGGATAAGGCGAGTGAATGGAAAATAGAAGTGGGACACCGATATAATTCTCCTTCTATACAAGGGACTTTTAGAATTTCAAGTTCTTCGGTTAGTTATTTGGTGATGAACAAAAAGTTTTTCAACAAAAAACTGGAGGCAAGTCTTTTATTTAATGATATTTTCAGAACTTCCGGAGAGAAAATCAGTACCAGATATGCGAATCAGGATAATTACTATAAGGATTATCGTGATACGCGAAGCTTTTCAATTTCTTTAAAATATAATTTTGGAAATCAGTCCGTAAAAAATGCAAAAACGATCAAAAAGACAGATGAGCAGGGGCGGATGTAA
- a CDS encoding M1 family metallopeptidase, which produces MKRLLFGWLMVASMHYFSGQELYMPRNIKKAYENGTRDISGAPGKNYWQNKGVYNVEVKVDAGTKIVSGKETISYTNNSPNDLHSLAIRFVNNLHKPQAPRSGFVSKDFLSSGLHIKSFVVNGQKYNINSDDWGTVESVKLQTALKSKSKSEIKIEWEYPLSVQSGREGQIDPETFYVAYSFPRISVYDDYNGWDMLPHSDRQEFYNDFNDYNFAITAPKNYVVWATGDFLNPEAVLQPNYLKRYKSSLKSDQLIHIATLDDMKSGKVTKQNKWNTWKFKAGNITDFCFALSNHYVWDGASVQLKTKRASVQAAYKDGAKDFEHYVDWMRYNLDWYSKNWPGVEYPYPVMTAVQGYADMEYPMMINDTSIPDDFQDARLTADHEIAHTYFPFYMGINETRYAFMDEGWATTLEYLIGIDENGEAKAKEFYQNFRVKKWINDPSAEQDQPIISMSTQVSGAGYGNNSYVKASLSYLALKDYLGDDLFKKALHHYMNNWNGKHPVPWDYFNSMNTGSGKDLNWFWNNWFYTNNYIDLKVTKAVQENDLLTVNVDNVGGFAIPFDAIITYDDGGMENLHFTPSLWEKNQKQTTLTVPIKKKVKSVKLDGGLFMDYTPENNSKNL; this is translated from the coding sequence ATGAAGAGACTGCTTTTTGGATGGTTAATGGTGGCTTCAATGCACTATTTTTCAGGACAAGAACTATACATGCCGAGAAATATAAAAAAAGCATATGAGAATGGGACGCGTGATATTTCCGGAGCTCCGGGAAAAAATTACTGGCAGAACAAAGGAGTATATAATGTTGAGGTAAAAGTAGATGCAGGGACAAAAATTGTTTCTGGAAAAGAAACAATTTCTTACACGAATAATAGTCCAAATGATTTACATTCATTAGCCATAAGATTCGTCAATAATCTTCATAAACCACAGGCTCCAAGATCTGGTTTTGTCTCAAAAGATTTCTTATCATCAGGTTTACATATCAAATCTTTTGTCGTGAACGGGCAAAAGTATAATATAAACAGTGATGATTGGGGAACGGTAGAGAGCGTTAAATTACAAACTGCTTTAAAGTCCAAATCAAAGTCTGAAATTAAAATAGAATGGGAATACCCCTTATCTGTACAGAGTGGAAGAGAAGGACAGATAGATCCTGAAACATTCTATGTTGCTTATTCATTCCCAAGAATCTCTGTATATGATGATTATAATGGGTGGGATATGCTGCCACATTCGGACAGACAGGAGTTTTATAATGATTTTAATGATTATAATTTTGCCATCACTGCTCCTAAAAATTATGTAGTTTGGGCAACCGGGGATTTTCTAAATCCTGAAGCAGTTTTGCAGCCTAATTATCTAAAAAGATATAAGTCTTCTTTAAAAAGTGATCAGCTGATTCATATTGCAACTCTTGATGACATGAAATCAGGAAAAGTCACTAAACAGAATAAATGGAATACCTGGAAATTTAAAGCAGGTAATATCACTGATTTTTGTTTCGCTCTTAGTAATCATTATGTCTGGGATGGAGCAAGTGTTCAGCTTAAAACAAAAAGAGCGAGTGTACAGGCAGCCTATAAGGATGGTGCTAAAGATTTTGAACATTATGTAGATTGGATGCGTTATAATTTAGACTGGTATTCTAAAAACTGGCCGGGGGTAGAATATCCATATCCTGTAATGACTGCTGTTCAGGGATATGCTGATATGGAATATCCAATGATGATCAATGATACAAGTATCCCTGATGATTTTCAGGATGCGAGATTGACAGCAGATCATGAAATCGCACATACCTATTTCCCTTTTTATATGGGGATTAATGAAACCCGATATGCTTTTATGGATGAAGGCTGGGCAACGACATTGGAATATCTCATTGGGATTGACGAAAATGGTGAAGCCAAAGCAAAAGAATTTTATCAGAATTTCCGAGTTAAAAAATGGATCAACGATCCTTCAGCAGAACAGGATCAGCCTATCATAAGCATGAGCACACAGGTAAGTGGTGCAGGATATGGAAACAATTCATATGTTAAGGCATCATTATCTTATTTAGCTTTAAAAGACTATTTGGGGGACGATTTATTTAAAAAAGCATTACATCATTATATGAACAACTGGAATGGAAAACATCCTGTTCCATGGGATTATTTTAATTCAATGAATACTGGTTCGGGAAAAGATCTTAATTGGTTCTGGAATAACTGGTTTTATACCAATAATTACATAGACCTAAAGGTTACAAAAGCGGTTCAGGAAAATGATCTGCTTACTGTAAATGTTGATAATGTTGGAGGATTTGCAATCCCTTTTGATGCAATAATCACTTATGATGACGGTGGAATGGAGAACCTTCATTTTACACCTTCTCTATGGGAGAAAAATCAGAAACAAACTACACTTACAGTTCCAATAAAGAAAAAGGTGAAATCGGTAAAACTGGACGGAGGTCTTTTTATGGATTATACTCCGGAAAATAATTCAAAAAATTTATAA
- a CDS encoding phosphatase PAP2 family protein, whose amino-acid sequence MINKIALASCMLLTLYLCKAQDTIQPENNFQNTLLETAPLPKKEPLFKKEWMKKSIAPALLFAASAATWGERKNIREIRNRYIPEFKASFDDYLQYAPAATVYGLKLAGVKGRNNMGRATLSYATSLAIMAIIVNSVKYTSKVERPDASAKNSFPSGHAAMAFTNASFLHKEYGLVNPAYSIGGYGAATLTGLGRNLNNRHWMPDILAGAGVGIISTELGYFFIDKIYKNKGDNLSLLSRIESNGNPSFLSIKLGSSLATTNFLKESELDDRKQVGFEAGLEGAYFFSKKWGIGGDLSFSSFPIKPQRLTLDDEEHYENFDITTQSLGFLNFGIGPYFSHEFSENWEVTLKATAGYSTPASGKIFVKSEHIDTPDNQLELASYKPSNAFRFNLGSALTYKFNPELGITAYAEYNQIKSTIHYHFSDIVTNDDEMNEVFNTSFSKEKIRYITIGLRLTAYF is encoded by the coding sequence ATGATAAATAAAATTGCACTAGCATCTTGCATGTTGCTAACATTATATTTATGTAAAGCACAAGACACCATTCAACCTGAAAATAACTTTCAGAATACCCTTTTAGAAACAGCTCCTCTTCCTAAAAAAGAACCTCTCTTTAAAAAAGAATGGATGAAAAAATCGATTGCTCCTGCTTTATTATTTGCTGCATCAGCTGCCACATGGGGTGAACGAAAAAATATCCGTGAAATCAGAAATCGCTATATCCCCGAATTTAAGGCCAGTTTTGATGATTATCTTCAGTACGCTCCTGCAGCTACGGTATATGGTTTAAAATTAGCCGGAGTTAAGGGTCGGAATAATATGGGAAGAGCGACTTTATCTTATGCCACGAGTTTAGCCATTATGGCAATCATTGTAAACTCAGTAAAATACACCTCAAAGGTTGAACGTCCGGACGCTTCTGCAAAAAACTCTTTTCCATCAGGACATGCAGCAATGGCTTTTACCAATGCTAGTTTTTTACATAAAGAATATGGTCTTGTAAACCCCGCATACAGTATTGGAGGTTATGGAGCAGCAACTCTTACAGGACTTGGCCGGAATCTAAACAACAGACATTGGATGCCTGACATCCTCGCGGGTGCAGGGGTAGGGATTATCTCAACAGAATTGGGATATTTTTTTATTGATAAAATTTATAAAAACAAAGGGGATAATTTAAGCCTGCTTTCACGAATAGAAAGCAATGGCAATCCTTCTTTTCTTTCTATAAAACTGGGATCGTCCCTGGCTACCACCAACTTTTTGAAAGAATCTGAACTTGACGATAGAAAGCAAGTTGGTTTCGAAGCGGGACTTGAAGGTGCTTACTTCTTTTCAAAAAAATGGGGAATCGGAGGAGACCTGAGTTTTAGCAGCTTCCCGATAAAACCCCAAAGATTAACATTAGACGACGAAGAACACTATGAAAACTTTGATATCACAACCCAGTCTTTAGGATTTTTAAATTTTGGGATTGGCCCCTATTTTTCTCATGAGTTTTCTGAAAACTGGGAAGTTACACTAAAGGCAACCGCAGGGTATTCAACCCCGGCAAGCGGAAAAATATTTGTGAAAAGCGAACATATTGACACACCGGATAATCAACTTGAACTAGCGAGCTATAAACCCTCGAATGCCTTTAGATTCAATTTGGGAAGTGCACTTACTTATAAATTCAATCCTGAATTGGGAATTACCGCTTATGCGGAATATAATCAGATAAAATCGACCATACATTATCACTTCAGTGATATTGTCACGAATGATGATGAAATGAATGAAGTTTTTAACACTTCCTTTTCCAAAGAAAAAATCAGGTATATAACAATAGGCTTAAGGCTCACCGCCTACTTCTAG
- a CDS encoding zinc metalloprotease, with the protein MKKLAFGILALGFMSACNSDNVSNQSEDAANKSATSSDLNGKRFCPSEEIRKQALQSNPELRQKYATIEANTEKLANDIKLGKVLADGTVEIPVVVNVLYNTAAQNVSDARIAEQIAVLNADYGGSNSDITKIPTEFQSVKSGDVKVRFKLSNTVRKSTTKTSWSANDAMKKTSTGGINATNPTNYLNIWVVGSMPSSQGQILGYATFPESAGLWNDGVVIAAPFFGKTGASSPFNLGRTATHEVGHYLNLRHIWGDANCGNDLVADTPTQTTASSGKPTYPKYNTCSGVSRSIMFMNYMDYVDDAAMFMFSAGQRTRMQAVVTSSGPRAGLRVL; encoded by the coding sequence ATGAAAAAACTAGCATTCGGAATCCTTGCACTAGGGTTTATGTCAGCTTGTAACAGCGACAATGTTTCCAATCAGAGTGAAGATGCAGCAAACAAATCAGCCACTTCTTCAGATTTAAATGGCAAAAGATTCTGTCCTTCAGAAGAAATCAGAAAACAAGCGCTTCAAAGCAACCCTGAGCTCAGACAAAAGTATGCAACTATTGAGGCGAATACAGAAAAATTAGCCAATGACATTAAACTTGGAAAAGTTCTTGCGGACGGAACAGTTGAAATACCTGTGGTAGTGAATGTACTATACAACACTGCAGCTCAAAATGTTTCTGATGCCAGAATCGCAGAACAGATTGCAGTCCTTAACGCTGACTATGGAGGCTCAAACAGTGATATTACAAAAATACCTACAGAGTTTCAATCCGTAAAATCCGGTGATGTAAAAGTAAGATTTAAATTATCAAATACAGTTAGAAAATCCACAACGAAGACAAGCTGGAGTGCTAATGACGCGATGAAAAAAACGTCTACAGGAGGTATCAATGCAACCAACCCTACCAACTATTTAAATATCTGGGTGGTAGGCAGTATGCCAAGCAGCCAGGGACAAATTCTTGGATATGCTACTTTCCCGGAATCTGCAGGGTTATGGAATGACGGCGTTGTTATTGCTGCTCCATTTTTTGGAAAGACAGGCGCTTCCTCTCCCTTCAACCTTGGAAGAACAGCAACTCACGAAGTGGGACATTATTTAAATCTAAGACACATCTGGGGAGATGCTAATTGCGGAAATGACCTTGTAGCTGATACCCCTACACAGACTACAGCCAGCAGTGGCAAACCAACCTACCCTAAGTACAATACATGCAGTGGTGTATCTAGATCAATTATGTTTATGAACTATATGGATTATGTAGACGATGCTGCCATGTTCATGTTTTCAGCCGGACAAAGAACAAGAATGCAGGCTGTTGTCACCTCATCTGGTCCAAGAGCAGGTTTAAGAGTTTTATAA
- a CDS encoding zinc metalloprotease, which translates to MKKLLFGVLTLGFLSACNSDNLSSQNEGQLNNPESSSNLTGKRVCPSDKMRDKILSTDPEARARVTAIEEYTSKHINDIKVGKVLADGTVEIPVVFNVVYKTSADNVSDARLQAQINVLNKDYGATNSDVNNTPSEFVPVKAGDTKIRFRLEKIVRKQSNTSVWNPDENKMKSASTGIAATSPDNYLNIWIVNKMTDDTLGYAYYPGTISSSLDGVVIGAPFIGTGAGTSAPFNQGRTATHEVGHYLNLPHLWGSSDAGCQTDYSNDTPASPGPNFGTPSYPLNRVCGGVSRSQIFMNYMDYVDDAAMFMFTANQKTRMQAVVSASGPRSGLRLY; encoded by the coding sequence ATGAAAAAACTACTATTTGGAGTCCTTACCTTAGGATTCCTATCCGCTTGTAATAGCGACAATCTATCCAGCCAAAATGAAGGCCAACTAAACAATCCCGAGTCTTCATCAAATCTAACTGGCAAGAGAGTTTGCCCATCAGACAAAATGAGGGATAAAATACTGAGCACAGATCCTGAAGCAAGAGCAAGGGTAACTGCGATTGAAGAATACACTTCAAAGCACATCAACGACATCAAAGTAGGCAAAGTACTTGCTGATGGTACAGTAGAAATTCCTGTTGTATTCAATGTTGTTTATAAAACCAGCGCCGACAATGTATCTGACGCAAGACTACAGGCGCAGATCAATGTCCTGAATAAAGATTATGGAGCAACCAATTCGGACGTCAACAACACTCCTTCAGAATTCGTCCCAGTAAAAGCAGGAGACACTAAAATACGATTCAGATTAGAGAAAATCGTTAGAAAACAAAGCAATACAAGCGTATGGAATCCTGATGAAAATAAAATGAAATCTGCAAGCACAGGTATTGCAGCCACTTCACCTGACAACTATTTAAATATATGGATCGTGAACAAAATGACAGATGATACATTGGGCTATGCGTATTATCCAGGAACAATCTCTTCTTCATTAGATGGAGTTGTAATAGGTGCTCCTTTTATAGGAACTGGAGCCGGAACTTCGGCACCATTTAATCAAGGAAGAACTGCAACTCACGAAGTTGGTCACTATCTTAATCTGCCGCATCTTTGGGGCTCTTCCGATGCTGGCTGTCAGACAGATTATTCAAACGACACTCCAGCTTCACCTGGTCCAAACTTCGGGACACCTTCTTATCCACTTAACAGAGTATGCGGTGGTGTAAGCCGTTCTCAAATTTTCATGAACTACATGGATTACGTTGATGACGCAGCAATGTTTATGTTTACAGCTAATCAAAAAACAAGAATGCAAGCTGTAGTATCAGCCTCTGGACCTAGATCAGGACTGAGACTTTACTAG